A part of Drosophila bipectinata strain 14024-0381.07 chromosome 3L, DbipHiC1v2, whole genome shotgun sequence genomic DNA contains:
- the LOC108126160 gene encoding integrator complex subunit 15: protein MSLSVETNKSTLRKLDMKLDNYPTCAVEALTRLETLIASRNKQNLVMQIISEYIFLERITKDGDGRKSQALPISQLNLFQEFQLIITLIEYFSRPGRDATRNAIFLSLFGSHLTPQRSKLLSRLISTAVSGSVAPLLSSAGTWMQQVGCKTPLSLEVAQNIVSDFICYSRKTPEQLKQLPMVGPHFAANFMVSVTDLYLNDQRSNVLTPPPDALLDTLTEWMTENPTLCQASQQPLVLPAGAIAMPYATPLAGLLRWVVLAPLVSNRASYSNLHLSILRTLQQLGSSSDSTALPFQDLMQIVKSLQSYCARLGESKTSPDSDEAYQKCMERFAQAVQIALNSNCITNQIQLLLVLESLPPHKLMKIVIASHKK from the exons ATGTCTTTGTCGGTTGAAACAAATAAGTCCACACTGCGAAAGCTAGACATGAAGCTGGATAACTATCCGACCTGTGCGGTGGAGGCACTCACAAGATTGG AAACCTTAATCGCCAGCCGAAACAAACAGAATCTAGTTATGCAGATCATATCAGAGTACATATTCCTGGAGAGAATCACAAAGGATGGCGACGGGCGAAAGTCTCAGGCGCTACCGATTAGCCAGTTAAATCTGTTCCAGGAGTTTCAGCTAATTATTACGCTGATCGAGTACTTCTCTAGGCCAGGACGCGATGCTACCCGAAATGCAATTTTCCTGTCGTTGTTTGGCAGTCATCTGACGCCGCAGCGGTCCAAGCTACTATCCAGGCTCATTAGCACGGCCGTTTCTGGGTCCGTGGCACCTCTTCTCTCCTCAGCCGGTACCTGGATGCAACAAGTGGGCTGCAAGACGCCGCTCAGCCTGGAGGTGGCCCAGAATATAGTCAGCGATTTTATATGCTACTCCCGCAAAACGCCGGAGCAACTGAAGCAGCTTCCTATGGTGGGACCACACTTTGCGGCCAACTTCATGGTTTCAGTGACGGATCTGTATCTCAACGACCAGAGATCTAATGTATTAACGCCGCCACCAGATGCTCTGCTAGACACACTAACTGAATGGATGACGGAGAACCCAACGTTGTGTCAAGCGTCACAGCAACCTTTGGTACTGCCGGCAGGAGCTATTGCTATGCCCTATGCCACACCATTGGCTGGACTCCTCCGCTGGGTGGTACTAGCTCCTCTAGTCTCTAATCGCGCTTCCTACAGTAATCTGCACCTGTCCATTCTGCGAACTCTCCAGCAACTCGGAAGCAGTAGCGATTCAACGGCACTTCCCTTCCAGGATCTCATGCAGATCGTTAAATCCTTGCAGAGCTACTGCGCACGACTTGGCGAATCTAAAACTTCTCCAGATTCGGATGAAGCTTATCAGAAGTGCATGGAGCGGTTTGCTCAGGCCGTCCAAATTGCATTGAACTCCAACTGCATAACTAATCAGATTCAGCTGCTCCTCGTCCTAGAGTCCCTGCCGCCACATAAGCTGATGAAAATAGTTATTGCATCGCATAAAAAGTAG
- the LOC108126151 gene encoding transmembrane protein 104 homolog, which translates to MPRLVNGREAAPTYSNLVGFIFIFNLIVGTGALTLPGVFAKAGWVLSLIVIVLLAIISYMTVTFIIEAMACANAIRNWQTLQALRQSRSSTENSENDDNADEVSIASGDQRGDFERVPLTIQNREFHYYQLSHKFELGEMATLFFNEFGRTMFYLCLIVYLYGDLSIYSAAVARSLRDVVCEHQNGTDLNRLMYLAGDSENNTSTPCWKEHTISRLSMYRVFLIGFTLIFGPFAAFNVQKTKYLQMLTATFRWLAFTLMICISLKLLFTTGAKGHPATFNVYGIPSLFGACVYSFMCHHSLPSLLAPLKHKSKVSKILSLDYIIICAFYILLAMTGIFAFERIEDLYTLDFLPYDLKYIDFWSGLMICIDYFLALFPIFTLSTSFPIVAITLKNNLQALFLDMSQYDSYSPFVRMLFPLCAIVPPFFVTYFTESLSSLVAFTGTYAGTGIQYIIPVFLVYFARRTCSELLGSGIVNRFQSPFKSSAWLVFVFVWSILCVCLVTINLFS; encoded by the exons ATGCCTCGCCTGGTCAATGGACGAGAGGCCGCACCCACATATTCGAATTTG GTCGgcttcattttcatatttaatcTTATCGTTGGAACCGGAGCTCTAACCCTGCCGGGTGTATTTGCAAAAGCAGGATGGGTGCTAAGTCTCATAGTAATTGTACTGCTGGCCATCATCAGTTACATGACCGTCACATTTATCATCGAAGCAATGGCTTGCGCCAATGCTATCAGGAATTGGCAAACTCTGCAGGCTCTACGACAGAGCAGAAGTTCCACAGAAAATAGCGAGAACGACGATAATGCTGATGAGGTCTCAATTGCATCCGGTGACCAACGAGGGGACTTCGAGCGGGTACCACTGACCATCCAGAACAGGGAGTTCCACTACTATCAGCTCTCTCACAAGTTCGAATTGGGTGAAATGGCCACGCTCTTTTTCAACGAATTCGGCCGAACTATGTTTTATCTGTGCCTGATTGTATATCTATATGGAGATCTAAGCATATATTCTGCGGCCGTGGCAAGAAGTCTTCGGGATGTTGTTTG CGAACATCAAAATGGCACGGATTTAAATAGATTGATGTACTTGGCAGGAGACTCTGAGAACAATACATCCACTCCATGCTGGAAGGAGCACACGATTTCTCGTCTCAGCATGTATAGAGTGTTTTTAATTGGATTCACTCTAATCTTTGGTCCCTTTGCCGCTTTTAATGTTCAAAAGACCAAGTACTTGCAAATGCTTACAGCGACCTTTCGTTGGTTGG CTTTTACTCTAATGATTTGCATATCGTTGAAACTACTATTTACCACGGGTGCCAAAGGTCATCCTGCCACGTTTAACGTCTACGGTATTCCTTCCCTTTTTGGAGCTTGCGTTTACTCGTTTATGTGCCACCATTCCCTGCCCAGCTTGCTGGCACCCCTTAAACACAAATCTAAGGTTTCCAAAATACTCTCCCTGGACTATATCATTATTTgtgcattttatattttactaGCTATGACTGGTATTTTTGCATTTGAGAGAATCGAAGACCTCTACACATTAGATTTTCTTCCATACGATTTAAAGTACATTGACTTTTGGTCAGGCCTAATGATTTGCATTGATTATTTTCTGGCCCTCTTTCCCATTTTTACCTTGTCTACCAGTTTCCCTATCGTTGCCATAACCCTCAAGAACAACCTTCAGGCCCTGTTTTTGGACATGTCTCAATACGACTCCTACAGTCCGTTTGTGAGGATGCTGTTTCCACTATGCGCCATTGTGCCACCGTTTTTCGTTACATATTTCACAGAAAGCCTCTCCAGTTTGGTGGCATTCACTGGAACCTATGCAGGCACCGGTATTCAATACATCATCCCAGTCTTCCTGGTTTACTTTGCAAGACGAACGTGCTCGGAACTGCTAGGAAGCGGTATAGTTAACCGGTTTCAAAGTCCTTTTAAGTCGAGCGCCTGGctggttttcgttttcgtctGGTCTATCTTATGTGTCTGTTTAGTAaccataaatttatttagttaa
- the zye gene encoding mucin-2 gives MVRFGHLIVWALLLVITTGTDLSGDDTLNDILSGLEFDDDSSSTRLSRDTSFSARNIEKIDVKCDQGNGMLVEVQFSENFEGVIYSQGYYNDPKCNYVKGDKAGRSFTFTVPYDGCGSKPSCSVCASIENILIIQDDRDIQNSFDVARKISCSRGDEKEKTVYFKPFVVDMLEVISVDTPSGPVECWMEIGTGTPPNVRPIQGTLTLGTDVTFTINVKHSEQAWDVNILQCYASDDMDFEAQTTKRLQLSDKRGCSIKEKIFGEWKKYQAQSSLTSTYYNTLKAFRFPDRSQVYLKCDIELCNGACKRDYSCGSLQTGPCTEGSTDPQCLQDHLIASKTTPKPRCYPGSRDPECQRATTLPPTTIRIPIASTFAPKPQCYPGSRDPSCAGTQPTPRPRCSPGSNDPECQPATYLPPTTRRTPITTQKPRCYPGSIDHDCQPATYLPPTTRRTPVTTPKPRCYPGSPDPACSPVTRPPPLTTPKPRCYPGSPDPECQPKTRPPVTTSKPRCYPGSTDSRCPQIVTVPTTNQEPKSTCYPGSNDPDCLNCYPGSPDPRCPKVATTQKPGCYEGSDDPRCQPATYLPPTTRRPTTAPKPRCYPGSTDPSCPQPTTRVPLTTSRPRCYPGSTDPSCPQPTTRTPVTTSKPRCYPGSTDPECQPATRPPATTPKPRCYPGSTDPNCPQPTTRTPFTTPKPRCYPGSDDPDCQPATYLPPTTRRPPITTQKPRCYPGSPDPSCTPVTRPPLTTSKPRCYPGSPEPECQPKTRPPVTTSKPRCYPGSTDPECQPATRPPATTPKPRCYPGSNDPECLNCYPGSPDPRCPKVPTTKKAGCYEGSDDPRCQPATYLPPTTRTPTLAPKPRCYPGSTDPSCPQPTTRTPLTTSRPRCYPGSSDPNCPQPTTRTPLTTSRPRCYPGSSDPSCPQPTTRTPKTTSKPRCYPGSTDPECQPATYLPPTTRRTTIPPTRPRCYPGSSDPFCPQVTRPPLTTSKPRCYPGSTDPSCPQPTTRAPLTTPRPRCYPGSSDPSCPQPTTRTPVTPKPRCYPGSTDPDCQPATYLPPTTRTPVTTPKPRCYPGSSDPVCAPVTRPPVTTSRPRCYPGSPDPECQPKTRPPVTTSKPRCYPGSTDSRCPQIVTVPPTKEEPKPACYPGSKDPECLNCYPGSPDPRCPKVPTTKKAGCYEGSDDPRCQPATYLPPTTRTPTIAPKPRCYPGSTDPSCPQPTTRTPVTTSKPRCYPGSTDPSCPQPTTRTPVTTSKPRCYPGSTDPSCPQPTTRTPLTTSKPRCYPGSRDPSCQPATYSPPTSKSLITTSRPRCYPGSDDPECQPATYLPPTTRVPVTTLKPNCYPGSTDSRCPQKPPTTPRPKCYPGSPDPECQPTTYLPPTTRRTTVTTSRPRCYPGSTDPDCQPATYTPPTTRTPPTTPKPNCYPGSTDKRCPQVIVTTQRPRCYPGSPDPECQPATYLPPTTRVTTRTPVTTSKPNCYPGSTDNRCPQIPVTTERPKSACYPGSQDPECLNCYPGSPDPRCPKVPTTKKAGCFDGSDDPRCQPATYLPPATQRPPTPAPKPNCYPGSTDPRCPQTTTRRTPVTTAKPRCYPGSPDPECQPATTRSPVTTMRPRCYPGSSDPDCQPATTRIPVTTSKPNCYPGSRDSRCPQIPVTTPKPRCYPGSPDPSCQPATYLPPTTSRPVPTLPTTRAPVTTLRPKCYPGSNDLECQLIPTRIPETTSKPNCYPGSTDRRCPQVPVTTLKPRCYPGSPDPSCQPATYVPPTTSRPVPTLPTTRVPVTTVRPRCYPGSSDPECQPATTRIPVTTSKPNCYPGSNDSRCPQVPVTTQRPRCYPGSSDPECQPATYLPPTTRKTTVPTSKPRCYPGSEDPDCQPTTYTPPTTRTPVTTSKPNCYPGSTDSRCPQIPVTTAKPKSACYPGSSDPECLNCYPGSPDPRCPKVPTTRKSGCFDGSDDPRCQPATYLPPATQRPPTPAPKPNCYPGSPDPRCPQATTSRIPVTTGRPRCYPGSPDPECQPATTLRPRCYPGSSDPECQPATTRTPVTTSKPNCYPGSTDSRCPQIPVTTPKPRCYPGSPDPSCQPATYLPPTASRPVPTTRAPVTTQRPRCYPGSSDPECQPATTRAPPTTPKPNCYPGSSDPRCLSVPVTTPRPRCYPGSPDPACQPATYTPPTTRVPLTTSKPRCYLGSNDPSCQPATYLPPTTVRPPVTSAKPRCYPGSNEPGCQIPTTRTPVVETTPVYCYPGSIDPRCPDSGYRGTSRIPATYLPPLSDPGYDRTIRNAKTSFFKEINQLAFTDNNVFELEDDDEVSSRVKRELSFEDESEDLLSKRIFKRESNEQPSEQEVISLTLGVRMGISVK, from the exons GTCATTACTACGGGCACTGATCTGAGCGGCGATGACACTCTCAACGACATTCTGAGCGGTCTTGAGTTTGACGACGACTCCTCCTCGACCAGATTAAGCCGCGACACCTCGTTCTCGGCGAGAAACATTGAAAAGATCGATGTGAAATGCGACCAAGGTAATGGCATGTTGGTGGAGGTGCAATTCTCGGAGAACTTCGAAGGAGTCATCTACAGTCAGGGGTACTACAATGACCCCAAATGCAA cTATGTCAAGGGTGATAAAGCTGGCCGCAGCTTCACATTCACAGTGCCATACGACGGATGCGGCAGCAAGCCCTCGTGCTCCGTGTGCGCCTCCATCGAGAACATCCTGATCATCCAGGACGACAGGGACATTCAGAACAGCTTCGATGTGGCCAGGAAGATATCCTGTAGCCGCGGCGATGAGAAGGAGAAGACGGTCTACTTCAAGCCGTTCGTTGTGGACATGTTGGAGGTTATTTCCGTGGATACTCCCAGCGGTCCGGTGGAGTGCTGGATGGAGATCGGCACCGGTACTCCGCCCAATGTCAGACCCATTCAGGGCACACTGACCCTCGGCACCGACGTTACCTTCACCATCAACGTCAAGCACTCGGAACAGGCCTGGGACGTCAATATACTTCAGTGTTATGCCTCGGATGACATGGATTTCGAGGCCCAAACCACGAAGCGGTTGCAGCTCTCAGACAAGAGGGGGTGTTCCATAAAGGAGAAAATATTCGGAGAGTGGAAGAAGTACCAGGCGCAGTCCAGTCTTACCTCAACCTACTACAACACCCTCAAGGCGTTCCGATTCCCCGATCGCTCACAGGTGTATCTGAAGTGCGACATCGAGCTTTGCAACGGAGCCTGCAAGCGAGACTATTCCTGCGGAAGCCTGCAGACTGGCCCATGCACCGAAGGATCCACCGATCCCCAGTGCCTTCAGGATCATTTAATTGCATCGAAGACAACCCCGAAACCCCGCTGCTATCCTGGTTCCCGAGACCCAGAATGCCAAAGGGCGACTACCCTGCCACCCACCACAATTAGGATTCCCATTGCGTCCACGTTTGCACCCAAGCCGCAATGCTATCCTGGTTCTCGGGATCCAAGCTGTGCTGGCACACAACCGACACCGAGACCGCGGTGCAGTCCAGGTTCAAACGATCCGGAATGTCAGCCAGCCACTTACCTTCCGCCAACCACGAGGAGAACCCCGATCACCACACAAAAGCCAAGGTGTTATCCAGGTTCTATCGACCACGATTGCCAGCCCGCGACCTATCTCCCCCCAACAACGAGGCGAACTCCCGTTACTACACCAAAGCCGAGGTGTTACCCAGGATCTCCTGATCCTGCCTGCTCTCCAGTTACTAGACCTCCTCCATTGACTACACCTAAGCCAAGGTGTTACCCCGGATCTCCTGACCCAGAATGTCAACCTAAGACAAGACCTCCAGTGACTACATCCAAGCCAAGGTGCTACCCAGGGTCTACCGACAGCCGCTGTCCCCAAATCGTGACAGTGCCTACAACAAACCAGGAGCCCAAGTCGACTTGCTACCCAGGATCTAATGATCCCGATTGTCTCAACTGCTACCCTGGTTCACCTGATCCACGATGCCCCAAGGTGGCTACTACTCAAAAGCCAGGATGTTATGAAGGATCTGATGATCCAAGATGCCAGCCAGCAACCTATTTACCTCCAACGACTCGCAGACCAACCACTGCTCCTAAGCCAAGATGCTACCCAGGATCAACGGACCCAAGCTGCCCACAACCAACTACTCGGGTACCTTTGACAACATCTAGGCCAAGATGCTATCCAGGATCAACGGACCCAAGCTGCCCACAACCAACTACAAGGACGCCTGTAACTACTTCCAAACCTAGGTGTTATCCAGGATCCACTGATCCTGAATGTCAACCGGCGACTAGACCGCCCGCAACCACACCTAAGCCTAGGTGCTATCCAGGATCGACGGATCCAAACTGTCCCCAACCAACTACTAGGACACCCTTTACAACACCAAAGCCAAGGTGTTATCCAGGCTCCGACGATCCCGATTGCCAGCCCGCCACCTACCTACCGCCAACAACGAGGCGACCTCCAATAACTACACAAAAACCAAGGTGCTACCCGGGATCTCCTGATCCTTCCTGTACTCCGGTAACCCGACCACCTTTGACGACTTCAAAGCCAAGGTGTTACCCCGGATCTCCTGAACCAGAGTGTCAGCCCAAAACAAGACCACCTGTGACTACATCAAAACCACGGTGCTATCCAGGCTCAACTGACCCTGAATGTCAACCCGCGACACGACCTCCAGCAACAACACCGAAGCCTAGGTGCTATCCTGGTTCAAATGATCCCGAATGTCTTAACTGCTATCCTGGTTCGCCAGATCCAAGATGTCCAAAAGTGCCTACCACCAAGAAAGCAGGATGTTATGAAGGTTCAGATGATCCTAGGTGCCAGCCTGCCACCTACTTGCCACCAACTACTCGCACGCCGACATTAGCGCCTAAACCAAGATGTTATCCCGGATCAACCGACCCAAGCTGTCCCCAACCAACTACAAGGACTCCTTTGACAACATCTAGGCCAAGATGCTATCCAGGATCATCGGACCCAAACTGTCCACAGCCAACTACCAGGACCCCTTTGACAACATCTAGGCCAAGATGCTATCCAGGATCATCGGATCCAAGCTGTCCACAGCCAACTACACGGACGCCTAAAACTACTTCCAAGCCAAGGTGTTATCCGGGCTCGACTGATCCTGAGTGCCAGCCCGCAACCTATCTTCCACCTACGACAAGAAGAACCACAATCCCTCCTACTAGGCCAAGGTGCTATCCAGGATCCAGTGATCCATTCTGTCCACAGGTAACAAGGCCTCCATTGACTACTTCAAAGCCAAGGTGCTATCCCGGATCGACGGATCCGAGTTGTCCCCAACCAACTACAAGAGCACCATTGACAACACCTAGGCCAAGATGCTACCCAGGATCGTCGGATCCAAGCTGTCCACAACCAACTACAAGGACTCCTGTCACTCCCAAGCCAAGGTGTTATCCAGGGTCGACAGATCCCGATTGCCAGCCAGCAACATATCTTCCACCAACAACACGAACTCCAGTTACTACTCCAAAACCAAGATGCTACCCAGGATCTTCTGATCCTGTCTGTGCGCCGGTGACTAGACCTCCAGTGACTACATCAAGGCCTAGGTGTTATCCCGGATCTCCTGACCCAGAGTGTCAGCCTAAAACTAGACCGCCTGTGACTACGTCAAAGCCTAGGTGCTACCCGGGCTCAACAGACAGCCGTTGCCCACAAATCGTGACGGTTCCTCCTACAAAGGAAGAGCCAAAGCCAGCTTGCTATCCAGGATCGAAGGACCCAGAGTGCCTCAACTGCTATCCAGGTTCCCCTGATCCGAGATGTCCAAAGGTGCCAACCACCAAAAAGGCCGGATGTTATGAGGGATCTGACGATCCAAGATGCCAACCTGCCACGTACTTGCCACCAACTACTCGCACACCCACAATTGCTCCTAAGCCAAGGTGCTATCCCGGGTCAACGGATCCAAGCTGTCCACAACCAACCACAAGGACACCTGTAACCACTTCGAAGCCGAGATGTTATCCGGGATCGACAGATCCAAGCTGTCCACAACCAACCACAAGGACACCTGTAACCACTTCGAAGCCTAGATGTTATCCGGGATCGACCGATCCAAGCTGTCCACAACCAACGACAAGGACTCCTTTGACAACTTCAAAGCCGAGGTGCTATCCAGGCTCAAGGGATCCCAGTTGCCAACCAGCGACTTATTCCCCACCGACTTCAAAATCTCTCATAACAACCTCTAGGCCCAGGTGCTACCCAGGCTCCGACGATCCGGAATGCCAGCCAGCCACATACCTTCCTCCCACCACGAGAGTGCCCGTCACTACATTGAAACCAAACTGCTATCCCGGATCCACGGATAGTCGCTGCCCTCAGAAGCCTCCGACAACACCAAGGCCCAAATGTTATCCCGGCTCACCTGACCCAGAATGCCAGCCCACAACATACCTCCCACCGACCACTAGAAGAACCACTGTGACGACGAGCAGGCCACGTTGTTACCCTGGCTCCACTGATCCTGATTGCCAACCAGCTACATATACTCCCCCCACGACTAGAACTCCTCCGACTACTCCCAAGCCGAATTGCTACCCAGGTTCCACCGACAAACGTTGTCCCCAGGTTATAGTAACGACACAAAGGCCCAGGTGTTATCCCGGCTCACCTGATCCAGAATGTCAGCCCGCCACTTATCTCCCGCCAACAACTAGAGTAACCACCAGAACTCCTGTGACTACTTCCAAGCCGAACTGCTATCCTGGTTCCACGGACAATCGTTGTCCTCAGATACCGGTGACAACTGAAAGGCCTAAGTCAGCTTGTTATCCAGGATCACAGGATCCGGAATGCCTCAACTGCTACCCTGGTTCCCCAGACCCTAGATGTCCCAAGGTTCCGACAACCAAGAAAGCTGGATGTTTCGATGGCTCGGATGATCCCAGATGCCAGCCGGCCACTTACTTGCCGCCAGCAACCCAGCGCCCACCTACTCCCGCCCCGAAACCGAACTGCTATCCAGGATCAACAGATCCACGCTGCCCACAAACGACAACTAGAAGGACTCCAGTCACAACTGCAAAGCCACGGTGTTACCCAGGATCACCAGACCCGGAATGTCAACCGGCAACTACTAGATCACCTGTTACCACCATGAGGCCGAGATGTTATCCGGGTTCCAGTGATCCCGATTGTCAGCCGGCTACAACAAGGATTCCAGTGACTACTTCCAAACCAAACTGCTATCCTGGATCCAGAGATAGTCGCTGTCCACAGATACCAGTAACCACTCCAAAGCCTAGGTGTTATCCTGGATCACCGGATCCCAGCTGCCAGCCTGCCACTTATCTGCCTCCGACAACGTCGCGCCCGGTTCCTACTCTGCCAACCACAAGGGCACCCGTGACTACTTTAAGGCCCAAGTGCTATCCGGGCTCTAACGACCTGGAATGCCAGCTTATCCCTACAAGAATACCTGAAACCACATCCAAGCCAAACTGCTATCCTGGCTCCACAGACAGACGTTGCCCGCAAGTTCCGGTTACGACTCTGAAGCCTAGGTGCTACCCAGGATCGCCGGACCCAAGTTGCCAGCCTGCCACTTATGTTCCACCAACAACATCTCGTCCAGTTCCCACTTTACCAACCACCAGGGTACCAGTAACTACTGTGAGACCGCGATGCTATCCGGGCTCAAGCGATCCTGAATGTCAGCCAGCCACGACAAGAATACCTGTGACCACGTCGAAGCCAAATTGTTATCCTGGCTCCAACGACAGTCGCTGTCCTCAGGTTCCAGTAACGACTCAACGGCCCAGGTGTTATCCCGGCTCATCTGATCCAGAATGCCAGCCCGCCACTTACCTCCCACCGACAACTAGAAAAACAACTGTTCCAACGAGTAAGCCCCGATGCTATCCTGGCTCAGAAGATCCGGATTGCCAACCCACCACGTATACTCCTCCCACGACGAGAACACCCGTGACGACCTCCAAACCAAACTGCTATCCCGGTTCCACTGATAGTCGGTGCCCGCAGATACCGGTGACAACCGCAAAACCCAAGTCCGCGTGCTATCCAGGTTCCTCAGATCCGGAATGTCTCAACTGCTATCCTGGCTCCCCGGATCCGAGATGTCCTAAAGTTCCAACCACTAGGAAGTCAGGATGTTTCGATGGATCGGATGATCCCAGATGTCAGCCTGCGACTTACTTGCCGCCTGCAACCCAGCGACCACCCACTCCCGCTCCTAAGCCGAACTGCTATCCAGGATCCCCAGATCCTCGTTGTCCACAAGCCACCACAAGTAGGATTCCAGTTACAACAGGAAGGCCTAGGTGCTATCCAGGATCACCAGACCCGGAATGTCAGCCGGCAACAACCTTGAGGCCAAGATGTTATCCGGGCTCCAGTGATCCTGAATGTCAACCGGCTACGACCAGGACTCCCGTAACTACTTCCAAGCCAAATTGTTATCCTGGATCTACAGATAGTCGCTGTCCACAAATACCAGTAACCACTCCGAAGCCTAGGTGTTATCCTGGATCACCGGATCCCAGCTGCCAGCCTGCCACTTACCTGCCCCCAACGGCATCCCGACCTGTTCCAACAACCAGAGCACCAGTGACTACTCAGAGGCCGAGATGTTATCCAGGATCAAGTGACCCGGAGTGTCAACCCGCCACTACAAGGGCACCTCCTACTACTCCCAAGCCAAACTGTTACCCAGGCTCCTCAGATCCTCGCTGCCTTTCGGTTCCAGTGACGACACCAAGGCCCAGATGCTATCCAGGTTCGCCAGATCCTGCTTGTCAGCCTGCCACTTACACCCCGCCGACTACGAGAGTGCCATTAACCACCTCCAAACCACGTTGCTATCTGGGCTCCAATGATCCttcctgccagccagccacttATCTTCCTCCCACGACGGTGCGACCTCCAGTTACATCGGCCAAACCGAGATGCTACCCGGGATCCAACGAACCCGGCTGCCAGATACCAACAACCAGGACGCCAGTGGTGGAAACGACACCGGTCTACTGTTACCCAGGATCAATCGATCCTCGCTGCCCCGATTCCGGCTACAGGGGCACCAGTCGCATCCCGGCCACATACCTTCCCCCGTTGAGTGACCCGGGCTACGACAGGACCATCCGCAATGCAAAGACCTCCTTCTTCAAGGAAATCAACCAGCTAGCTTTCACGGATAACAATGTGTTCGAACTGGAGGATGACGACGAGGTGTCGTCGCGGGTGAAGCGTGAGCTGAGTTTCGAGGACGAGAGCGAGGATCTCCTGTCCAAGAGAATCTTCAAGCGCGAGTCCAACGAACAGCCATCAGAGCAAGAAGTGATCTCCCTGACCCTCGGAGTCAGGATGGGCATCAGTGTAAAATAA
- the LOC108126150 gene encoding dipeptidase 3, translated as MNPVPNREFLEVHPLHQHQPHCKQQCFVFTEIADIELPAEITKFGGGNEKIRCSNGGIPSYSSKKDSCSESSGERPERSRGRKILLGVGLVLVCIAMAGGIPLALQLRSSSLLEARLAFIRRLLTESPLIEGSWKPPSTMSLNSSNLFEVRQNHIGAVLWPIAVPCGAQYLDAVQLTLEGIDKAKRITAATDSLHIVESADEMEQTHIRGEVAVLMGISGGHALGTSTAVLRSIYLLGARFVSITSLECTTPWASAAIRRPDYLVEENITNSFNEFGQTMLFEMNRLGMLVEISMLSEAAMLAVLKTAKAPVLLTNATPLSMCNSTNIASIPDHVLSLLPENGGVILLNLERCGDRTLSVREAITAINYVRKVAGVDHIGLGGAPKSYALLLAELARDRVWGNAAIKKLVGGNVMRILREIETLKNRLPLYEEWIPHESIESNSYCRYPES; from the exons ATGAACCCTGTACCGAATCGCGAATTCCTGGAAGTGCATCCTCTGCACCAGCACCAGCCACACTGCAAGCAGCAATGCTTTGTCTTTACGGAGATTGCGGACATCGAACTGCCCGCGGAGATAACCAAGTTCGGCGGGGGAAATGAAAAGATAAGATGCTCAAATGGAGGAATCCCCTCATACAGTTCCAAGAAGGACTCCTGCAGCGAGTCCTCAGGGGAGCGTCCCGAGAGATCTCGTGGTCGAAAGATTTTACTTGGCGTTGGTTTAGTTCTCGTTTGCATCGCTATGGCTGGAGGAATCCCCTTGGCCCTTCAACTGCGTTCTTCCTCGCTCCTGGAGGCGCGTCTTGCCTTCATCCGCCGCTTGCTCACGGAGTCGCCTCTGATTGAAGGCTCCTGGAAGCCGCCAAGCACCATGAGCCTCAACAGCAGCAATCTGTTCGAGGTGCGACAGAACCACATCGGAGCTGTCCTCTGGCCCATTGCCGTGCCATGCGGAGCCCAATATTTGGATGCAGTGCAGCTCACATTGGAGGGTATTGATAAGGCCAAGCGTATCACAGCTGCCACAGATTCTCTACATATCGTGGAGTCCGCCGACGAGATGGAGCAGACCCACATTCGCGGCGAGGTCGCTGTTCTGATGGGCATCAGTGGTGGCCATGCTCTTGGGACCAGTACCGCCGTTCTCCGATCGATCTACCTTCTTGGTGCCCGGTTCGTGTCGATCACAAGTCTGGAGTGCACCACACCGTGGGCATCAGCGGCTATCCGCCGACCCGACTACCTTGTCGAGGAGAACATAACCAATTCCTTTAACGAATTTGGACAG ACAATGCTGTTCGAGATGAATCGCTTGGGGATGCTGGTGGAGATTTCAATGCTGAGCGAAGCTGCTATGCTGGCAGTCTTGAAAACCGCCAAGGCCCCCGTACTTCTGACCAATGCCACACCACTTTCCATGTGCAATAGTACCAATATAGCCTCCATTCCGGATCATGTGCTCAG CCTGTTACCGGAGAATGGGGGCGTCATTTTGCTCAATTTGGAGCGCTGCGGTGATCGGACCCTGAGCGTCCGGGAGGCCATCACTGCCATCAACTATGTGCGCAAGGTGGCTGGAGTGGACCACATCGGTCTAGGAGGAGCACCCAAAAGCTATGCCCTGCTTTTGGCCGAACTGGCGAGGGACAGGGTGTGGGGCAATGCGGCCATCAAGAAGCTGGTTGGCGGAAATGTCATGAGGATTCTCCGCGAAATCGAGACTTTGAAGAACCGGCTGCCGTTGTACGAAGAGTGGATTCCACATGAGTCCATCGAGAGCAATTCCTACTGCCGATATCCGGAATCTTAA